In a single window of the Candidatus Hydrogenedentota bacterium genome:
- the hydE gene encoding [FeFe] hydrogenase H-cluster radical SAM maturase HydE encodes MDELRTNLHTQTIEQWLREEDSERLQHLWNAANETRKEYVGDEVHLRGLIEISSYCIRHCAYCGLRSDHRELQRYRMSEAEIMGCVKEACAYGYGTVVLQSGEDYGIKAEWLAGVVRQIKKQTPLAVTLSLGERPDEDLIAWREAGANRYLLRFETSNRALYDEIHPPTNRQELSDRIAMLRRLKQLGYEAGSGVMVGIPGQDYTGLAKDIALFREL; translated from the coding sequence ATGGATGAGCTCCGCACAAATCTCCATACCCAAACGATTGAGCAGTGGCTTCGCGAAGAGGATTCGGAGCGGTTGCAGCACTTGTGGAACGCCGCCAATGAGACGCGCAAAGAGTACGTGGGCGATGAGGTGCATTTGCGGGGGCTGATAGAAATCTCCAGCTATTGTATTCGTCATTGCGCCTATTGCGGGCTGCGCTCCGACCATCGCGAATTACAACGCTACCGCATGTCTGAAGCGGAAATTATGGGCTGTGTCAAAGAAGCGTGCGCCTATGGGTATGGTACAGTCGTGCTCCAATCGGGCGAGGATTACGGTATCAAAGCGGAGTGGCTGGCCGGTGTAGTGCGACAGATCAAAAAGCAGACGCCTTTGGCGGTCACCTTGAGTTTGGGCGAGCGTCCCGACGAAGATTTGATCGCGTGGCGCGAAGCGGGCGCCAATCGGTATCTCCTGCGCTTTGAGACGTCGAATCGAGCACTCTACGATGAAATTCATCCGCCCACAAACCGACAAGAATTGAGCGATCGTATCGCCATGCTGCGACGGCTCAAGCAATTGGGCTATGAGGCGGGCAGCGGGGTTATGGTCGGCATCCCGGGACAAGATTACACGGGCTTGGCGAAGGATATCGCCCTCTTCCGTGAGCT